The proteins below are encoded in one region of Akkermansiaceae bacterium:
- the menB gene encoding 1,4-dihydroxy-2-naphthoyl-CoA synthase produces the protein MWTSAHQFEDILYEKSEDGQIAKITINRPEVRNAFRPETTKELLVSLELAHEDPEVGVIILTGAGDKAFCSGGDQKVRGHAGYIGGDGVPRLNILDVQRKIRNLPKPVVAMVAGYAIGGGHVLHVVCDLTIAADNAIFGQTGPKVGSFDGGLGSSYLSRIVGQKKAREIWYLCRQYDAQQALDMGLVNTVVPLADLEKETVQWCREMLDHSPIALRCLKAALNADCDGQMGLLDLAGNATMLYYMSEEGKEGKNAFVEKRKPDFSKFPRVP, from the coding sequence ATGTGGACATCAGCACACCAATTTGAAGACATTCTCTACGAGAAAAGCGAAGACGGGCAAATCGCCAAAATCACCATCAACCGGCCGGAAGTCCGGAATGCGTTCCGACCCGAAACCACCAAGGAACTACTCGTCTCCCTTGAACTCGCCCACGAAGACCCGGAGGTCGGTGTGATCATTCTCACCGGGGCAGGGGACAAGGCGTTTTGTTCGGGGGGCGACCAGAAAGTGCGCGGCCACGCCGGCTACATCGGTGGCGACGGGGTGCCCCGCCTCAACATCCTCGATGTGCAACGCAAGATCCGCAATTTGCCCAAACCCGTCGTCGCCATGGTCGCCGGTTACGCCATCGGCGGCGGACACGTCCTGCATGTGGTCTGCGACCTCACCATCGCCGCCGACAATGCCATTTTCGGCCAGACCGGCCCCAAGGTGGGATCATTCGACGGCGGTCTCGGCTCCAGCTATCTCTCCCGTATCGTCGGTCAGAAAAAAGCGCGTGAGATCTGGTACCTCTGCCGCCAGTACGATGCCCAGCAAGCACTCGACATGGGACTGGTCAATACCGTGGTGCCACTCGCCGATTTGGAAAAGGAAACCGTCCAGTGGTGTCGGGAAATGTTGGACCACTCACCCATCGCCCTGCGCTGCCTCAAGGCGGCGTTGAATGCCGACTGCGATGGTCAGATGGGTTTGTTAGACCTCGCCGGAAACGCCACCATGCTCTACTACATGAGCGAGGAGGGCAAGGAGGGGAAAAACGCCTTCGTCGAGAAACGCAAACCCGATTTCTCCAAGTTCCCGCGCGTGCCGTAG
- a CDS encoding DUF1097 domain-containing protein, whose translation MKEFLKFTPHALIIAILAGLMQWLDLMTGDWFYAWAGFAAWACYFVAGCTPKGGAKVIGCWVFGVAASIAIIELGLMLTECSGSANIGFPVSVGLIAFFVILFEKVPALDFIPAWFVGAACFFAANHLLGGDYGKSVPVILISCVVGQVFGVVTVTLRNKYGSMIEPAE comes from the coding sequence ATGAAAGAATTCCTTAAATTTACGCCGCACGCTTTGATTATCGCGATTCTCGCAGGCCTGATGCAGTGGTTGGACCTGATGACCGGTGACTGGTTTTATGCCTGGGCAGGCTTTGCCGCTTGGGCCTGTTACTTTGTGGCCGGATGCACTCCGAAGGGTGGCGCCAAGGTGATCGGTTGCTGGGTCTTCGGCGTTGCAGCCTCCATCGCCATCATCGAACTTGGCCTGATGCTCACCGAGTGCTCCGGATCAGCCAATATTGGCTTCCCTGTCTCGGTGGGCCTGATCGCCTTCTTTGTGATTCTCTTTGAAAAAGTCCCCGCACTCGACTTCATCCCCGCGTGGTTTGTGGGTGCCGCATGTTTTTTCGCAGCTAACCATCTTCTGGGGGGCGACTACGGCAAGTCGGTTCCCGTGATCCTCATCTCCTGTGTGGTCGGTCAGGTCTTTGGTGTCGTCACCGTCACCCTGCGCAATAAATACGGCAGCATGATCGAGCCTGCTGAGTAG
- a CDS encoding threonine--tRNA ligase, translating to MSENHERKTLDERHQMSDLERLRHSCAHVLATAVLRIWPDAQLAGGPPVDSGFYYDIDLDHSITPDDFAGIEDEMKKIVKENQTFEKVVVTRDEAMALAQSGRLGALSGRDAVSQFKIDLLNDIPEGEEISIYKNGDFWDLCAGPHVGRTGNCKAFKVMSVASAFYKGDNTRPQLQRIYGTCFKNKTMLDEHLEKLEEAKKRDHRRLGKELGIFHIDEAVGQGLILWKPKGGLMRRALQDFITEELDKQGYSQVFTPHIGKLDLYRTSGHFPYYQESQYPAIAERDALEKLSDEGASCATLVNGLETGTIEGYMLKPMNCPHHIKIFASDHHSYRDLPVRLAEFGTVYRWEQSGELGGMTRVRGFTQDDAHLFCTPDQVAEEVQSCLELVKKVLKTLGMDDYRVRLSLRDKDSDKYVGDPANWDKAEDALRAAVQVLGVEYTEEEGEAAFYGPKIDFVVKDVIGRDWQLGTVQVDYNLPERFDLSYIGSDNKPHRPVMIHRAPFGSLERFSGLLIEHFEGKFPTWLSPEQVRVLPISEKFNDAAEEAVQLLLEAGVRVACDRNADKVGAKIRLARLDRVPYMLVIGAREAESGTVSVRHRDRDDLGSMPINEFVSTIQTEIATRSL from the coding sequence ATGTCAGAAAACCATGAACGCAAGACGCTGGACGAGCGTCATCAGATGTCCGACCTGGAACGCCTCAGGCACTCGTGTGCGCACGTGCTGGCCACCGCCGTGCTGCGGATTTGGCCGGATGCCCAGCTTGCCGGCGGCCCTCCTGTGGACAGTGGTTTTTATTATGACATCGATCTGGATCATTCCATCACCCCCGATGACTTCGCGGGCATCGAGGACGAGATGAAGAAGATCGTCAAGGAGAACCAGACCTTTGAAAAAGTGGTGGTGACCCGCGACGAGGCGATGGCGCTGGCACAGAGCGGTCGGTTAGGCGCCCTCTCCGGGCGCGATGCCGTCAGCCAGTTCAAGATCGACCTGCTCAATGACATTCCCGAGGGAGAGGAGATCTCGATTTATAAAAACGGCGACTTCTGGGACCTCTGCGCCGGACCACACGTGGGCCGGACAGGCAACTGCAAGGCGTTTAAAGTGATGAGTGTGGCCAGTGCGTTTTACAAAGGCGACAACACACGTCCACAACTCCAGCGTATTTACGGCACCTGTTTTAAAAACAAAACCATGTTAGACGAGCATTTGGAAAAGCTGGAGGAAGCCAAAAAGCGCGACCACCGCAGGCTCGGTAAAGAGCTTGGCATTTTCCATATCGATGAAGCGGTCGGTCAGGGGCTTATTCTCTGGAAACCGAAGGGGGGGCTGATGCGCCGTGCGTTACAGGACTTCATCACCGAGGAGCTTGACAAGCAGGGGTACTCCCAGGTGTTCACCCCCCACATCGGCAAACTCGATCTCTACCGCACGTCCGGCCATTTTCCATACTACCAGGAAAGCCAGTATCCGGCGATTGCCGAGCGTGATGCGTTGGAAAAACTATCCGATGAAGGCGCCTCCTGCGCCACCCTGGTCAACGGTTTGGAAACAGGCACCATCGAGGGCTACATGCTCAAGCCGATGAACTGCCCGCATCATATCAAGATTTTTGCCAGCGACCACCACAGTTACCGTGATCTGCCCGTGAGGCTGGCCGAGTTTGGCACCGTTTACCGCTGGGAGCAATCCGGCGAGCTTGGCGGTATGACCCGTGTGCGTGGATTCACCCAGGACGACGCTCACCTTTTCTGCACACCGGACCAGGTGGCGGAGGAAGTGCAGAGCTGCCTCGAACTGGTGAAAAAAGTCCTCAAGACACTCGGTATGGACGATTACCGGGTGCGCCTCTCCCTGCGCGACAAGGATAGCGACAAGTACGTCGGGGACCCGGCGAACTGGGACAAGGCGGAAGACGCCCTGCGCGCAGCGGTGCAGGTGCTTGGGGTCGAATACACCGAGGAGGAAGGCGAGGCTGCTTTCTACGGGCCTAAAATTGATTTCGTGGTAAAAGACGTGATTGGGCGCGACTGGCAGTTAGGCACCGTGCAAGTGGATTACAACCTGCCCGAGCGTTTTGACCTTTCCTACATCGGCTCCGACAACAAACCGCACCGGCCGGTGATGATTCACCGGGCGCCGTTTGGTTCGTTGGAGCGTTTTAGCGGACTGCTCATCGAGCACTTCGAAGGTAAGTTCCCGACCTGGCTCTCACCCGAGCAGGTGCGCGTGTTGCCTATTTCCGAAAAATTCAACGATGCCGCCGAGGAGGCGGTGCAACTGCTGCTTGAGGCAGGCGTGAGGGTTGCCTGTGACCGGAATGCCGACAAGGTGGGTGCTAAAATTCGTCTTGCAAGACTCGACCGTGTGCCGTATATGCTAGTCATCGGAGCACGGGAGGCCGAGAGCGGCACCGTCTCTGTCAGACACCGGGATCGGGATGATCTTGGTTCGATGCCAATTAATGAATTTGTTTCTACCATCCAAACGGAAATTGCTACTCGGTCATTGTAA
- a CDS encoding translation initiation factor IF-3 gives MTRVNERIRAPKVRVVYEDQQLGVMNTREAVEKAKSVGLDLVEVAANASPPVCRVCDYGKYKYEQAKLKKKSPKTVNRIKEIKLRVGTDKHDYNIKLARAEQFLDHGNKVRVRLQFRGRENAHREIGFDVLQKVAEDLKGIANVDQQARLAGRAVNMMLSPLPEAQRKRKFLLSHGNLIDPDDQGDEHLEFNDDDELVAGHQAAPTDNNATDEEE, from the coding sequence ATTACGCGTGTCAACGAACGTATCCGTGCCCCCAAAGTACGCGTAGTCTATGAGGACCAGCAGCTGGGCGTCATGAATACGCGGGAAGCCGTTGAAAAAGCCAAATCCGTTGGCCTGGATCTCGTCGAGGTCGCCGCCAACGCCAGCCCGCCAGTGTGCCGCGTGTGCGATTACGGGAAATACAAATACGAACAGGCCAAGCTGAAAAAGAAGTCGCCTAAGACGGTGAACCGCATCAAGGAAATCAAACTTCGGGTGGGAACGGATAAACACGACTACAACATCAAGCTCGCCCGTGCTGAGCAGTTCCTCGATCATGGAAACAAAGTGCGCGTCCGTCTTCAGTTCCGTGGCCGGGAGAATGCCCACCGTGAAATCGGCTTCGATGTTCTCCAAAAAGTAGCCGAGGATTTGAAAGGGATTGCGAATGTCGACCAGCAAGCCCGCCTGGCAGGCCGCGCTGTCAATATGATGCTGTCACCACTCCCCGAGGCACAGCGCAAACGTAAATTCCTACTTAGCCACGGCAACCTCATCGATCCGGATGACCAGGGTGACGAGCATCTTGAGTTCAACGACGACGATGAATTGGTGGCAGGCCACCAAGCAGCGCCCACGGATAACAACGCAACCGACGAAGAAGAATAG
- a CDS encoding PLDc N-terminal domain-containing protein: MGPLGYPELVVIALIGFFFLSLAFWIWMLVDCIIHEPAEGNEKLTWVIIIALTGAIGALIYLLARRPTRKRLYGR; this comes from the coding sequence ATGGGCCCGTTAGGATATCCGGAGCTGGTTGTCATCGCTCTGATCGGCTTCTTTTTCCTCTCGCTGGCATTCTGGATCTGGATGTTGGTGGATTGTATTATCCATGAGCCTGCCGAGGGCAACGAGAAGTTGACCTGGGTGATCATCATCGCCCTGACCGGGGCGATCGGCGCGTTGATCTATCTGTTAGCCCGTCGACCAACCCGGAAAAGACTGTATGGTCGTTAG
- a CDS encoding HAD hydrolase-like protein — translation MSRLLLFDIDCTLIDTGGAGMAAIKETACELFGAEGPELDLAGSTDSGIVSGLLKHFGSDLTLEDFYQVYLTRLGPNLASFSGCVLPGVETMLSELEQSEVTLGLLTGNIAAGAKAKIDHYGLDGYFSISVGAYGDDHHDRNLLGPVALQRASAEYAKDFQAANTVVIGDTPKDIACGKAMGALTLAVATGGFTVDDLAAYGPDLTVADLTAPVVREFLR, via the coding sequence ATGTCCAGACTGCTGTTATTTGATATCGACTGCACCCTGATCGACACGGGGGGTGCGGGTATGGCGGCCATTAAAGAGACGGCCTGTGAACTCTTTGGTGCCGAGGGCCCTGAGCTTGATCTTGCCGGAAGTACCGACTCGGGAATCGTAAGTGGCCTACTCAAGCACTTCGGCAGCGATCTTACGCTGGAGGATTTCTATCAAGTCTACCTCACCAGGCTGGGGCCCAATCTGGCTTCGTTCTCCGGTTGTGTGCTTCCGGGCGTGGAGACGATGTTGTCGGAGCTTGAACAATCAGAAGTAACCCTCGGGTTGCTAACAGGTAATATCGCAGCAGGGGCAAAAGCCAAAATCGATCACTACGGCCTGGATGGATACTTTTCCATCAGCGTAGGAGCCTATGGTGATGACCACCATGACCGCAATCTGCTAGGCCCGGTGGCCCTCCAGAGAGCAAGTGCCGAATACGCCAAGGATTTCCAGGCAGCCAATACCGTGGTCATCGGTGACACCCCCAAGGACATCGCCTGTGGCAAAGCCATGGGGGCGTTGACGCTTGCCGTTGCAACCGGTGGCTTCACCGTGGATGACCTTGCGGCATACGGTCCCGACCTGACGGTGGCTGATTTGACCGCCCCCGTGGTCAGGGAGTTCCTCCGGTAG
- a CDS encoding NAD(P)/FAD-dependent oxidoreductase: MLDQEPWDLLVVGGGAAGYFAAITCAESLPGARVLILEKTAHVLGKVKVSGGGRCNVTHACFDPKALTQYYPRGCKSLIGPFHRWGAADTVDWFQSRGVELKTEPDGRMFPVTDDSQTVIDCLTRSAGEAGVSVRTNTGVKSVQPGNDNSRHFSVTTEPGDRLLARSVLLATGGTRLAAGARLAQSLGHVLIPNVPSLFAFNVDDPRLEGLPGVSVSDATVSVPGMKPSQSGPLLITHHGLSGPGILKLSAWRARELHDRGYQFPININWLPHQAVEDTLRHTRQDWGKRRVCGRAPFDPFPKRLWDRLCRSAGIADDCIWSQLSKNSTRQLCRELTGGTYQVSGKSINKDEFVTCGGVPLKDVNLKTMESKITPGLYFAGEILDIDGVTGGFNFQNAWTSGYIAGSAVAEH, encoded by the coding sequence ATGCTTGATCAAGAACCGTGGGATTTGCTGGTGGTCGGGGGTGGTGCCGCCGGATATTTCGCCGCCATCACCTGTGCGGAATCCCTGCCCGGCGCGCGGGTGCTAATTCTGGAAAAAACCGCCCACGTCCTCGGCAAGGTCAAGGTCTCCGGCGGTGGCCGCTGTAATGTGACCCACGCCTGTTTCGACCCCAAGGCACTGACTCAATATTACCCGCGTGGGTGCAAGTCATTGATCGGCCCGTTCCACCGATGGGGGGCGGCCGACACCGTCGATTGGTTTCAGAGCCGTGGGGTGGAACTTAAAACCGAGCCAGACGGCAGGATGTTTCCCGTCACCGATGACTCACAAACCGTCATCGACTGCCTGACCCGGTCAGCCGGTGAAGCCGGAGTTTCTGTTAGAACAAACACCGGTGTCAAGTCGGTTCAGCCAGGCAATGACAACTCCCGACATTTCAGCGTCACCACCGAGCCGGGCGACAGGCTGTTAGCCAGGTCTGTGTTACTCGCCACAGGTGGCACCCGCCTAGCGGCCGGTGCACGGTTGGCGCAATCTTTGGGTCATGTACTCATCCCGAATGTGCCGTCCTTGTTTGCCTTTAACGTTGATGATCCACGCCTTGAGGGTCTTCCGGGAGTCTCGGTATCCGATGCCACTGTCTCAGTGCCCGGGATGAAACCGAGCCAAAGCGGCCCGCTGCTGATCACGCATCACGGACTCAGCGGGCCGGGTATCCTGAAGCTCTCGGCATGGCGCGCGCGGGAGCTGCATGACCGTGGATACCAATTTCCAATCAACATCAACTGGCTCCCCCACCAAGCCGTTGAGGATACCCTGCGCCACACGCGCCAGGACTGGGGAAAACGACGCGTGTGCGGTCGGGCGCCCTTTGACCCTTTCCCCAAAAGACTCTGGGACCGCCTCTGTAGATCGGCGGGAATCGCAGACGACTGTATCTGGTCGCAACTCAGCAAAAACAGCACCCGACAACTCTGCCGTGAATTGACCGGTGGAACCTATCAGGTTTCCGGCAAGAGCATCAACAAAGACGAGTTTGTCACCTGCGGTGGTGTCCCCCTGAAAGACGTCAACCTTAAGACGATGGAGAGTAAAATCACCCCCGGCCTCTACTTCGCCGGCGAGATTCTTGATATCGATGGCGTCACCGGAGGATTCAACTTCCAAAATGCCTGGACCAGCGGTTACATCGCAGGCTCTGCCGTGGCGGAGCATTGA